Proteins from one Streptomyces roseifaciens genomic window:
- a CDS encoding ABC transporter substrate-binding protein — translation MPVTPGRLDALPPWWKGWPGLAALVLVLALLAGGAFWLLGTDEGEDRCAGDQPGLVWAGSGRDRECVGVVDETAYAFAPELKEVTERIAAENRRVRDQWEKPGAGKTPVPYVRIGLLTPMTASDSSVLPIEEIKSSLEGAYTAQCRANACPSLSAVNATGVHGRTPQIQLVLASEGRNQLHWRPVVERLADMTGGDHPLVAVAGMGVSVPETQRAADELAKRKIPAIGAVLTATNVNSERLFKVSPSNTDYAKALRQRLDRLPAEQRRGYLVFDSRDDNYVRTMRKAYDEVFADYIDKRRVSFVGTTGPRTDGVPSLFFNAFNNICLTKSELVFYAGRGRDLSDLVRSLSSRSQCGHDKPITILAGSQGAVQQANDVMGLLKDSRITILQASATSTEQWIKGVEAPSGFKSFHQSFRDLKFPDKELTDGYAVMHHDSVLTAVWALRMVTGQTGRETPTVQDVFNQLTNLHDAAVVPAASGDLSFDDASDGWPHNKPVPIIQAPGGSPGPGPLYKTP, via the coding sequence ATGCCCGTGACCCCTGGACGACTCGACGCGCTGCCTCCCTGGTGGAAGGGGTGGCCGGGGCTCGCCGCACTGGTCCTCGTCCTGGCCCTCCTGGCCGGCGGCGCCTTCTGGCTGCTGGGCACGGACGAGGGGGAGGACCGCTGCGCCGGTGACCAGCCGGGCCTGGTGTGGGCCGGCTCCGGCAGGGACCGCGAGTGCGTCGGCGTCGTCGACGAGACGGCCTACGCCTTCGCCCCCGAGCTCAAGGAGGTCACCGAGAGGATCGCGGCGGAGAACCGGCGCGTGCGCGACCAGTGGGAGAAGCCCGGCGCAGGCAAGACCCCCGTCCCCTACGTCAGGATCGGCCTGCTGACCCCGATGACCGCGAGCGACAGCAGCGTGCTGCCCATCGAGGAGATCAAGAGCAGCCTCGAAGGCGCCTACACCGCGCAGTGCCGGGCCAACGCCTGCCCGTCCCTGTCCGCCGTGAACGCGACCGGCGTCCACGGGCGGACCCCGCAGATCCAGCTGGTCCTCGCCAGCGAGGGCAGGAACCAGCTCCACTGGCGGCCCGTCGTCGAACGGCTGGCGGACATGACCGGCGGGGACCACCCGCTGGTGGCCGTCGCCGGCATGGGCGTCAGCGTGCCCGAGACGCAGAGAGCGGCCGACGAGCTCGCCAAGCGGAAGATCCCGGCGATCGGCGCCGTGCTGACCGCGACCAACGTCAACTCGGAGCGCCTGTTCAAGGTCTCGCCGTCCAACACCGACTACGCCAAGGCGCTGCGGCAGCGCCTGGACCGGCTGCCCGCCGAACAGCGCCGCGGCTACCTGGTCTTCGACAGCCGGGACGACAACTACGTACGGACCATGCGCAAGGCGTACGACGAGGTCTTCGCCGACTACATCGACAAGCGCCGCGTCTCCTTCGTGGGCACCACCGGCCCCCGCACCGACGGCGTGCCCAGCCTCTTCTTCAACGCCTTCAACAACATCTGCCTGACCAAGTCCGAGCTGGTCTTCTACGCGGGGCGCGGCCGCGACCTCTCCGACCTGGTGCGGTCGCTGTCCTCGCGCAGCCAGTGCGGGCACGACAAGCCCATCACGATCCTCGCGGGCTCGCAGGGAGCCGTGCAGCAGGCGAACGACGTGATGGGGCTGCTGAAGGACAGCAGGATCACCATCCTGCAGGCCTCGGCGACCAGCACGGAGCAGTGGATCAAGGGGGTCGAGGCGCCGAGCGGCTTCAAGTCCTTCCACCAGAGCTTCCGCGACCTGAAGTTCCCCGACAAGGAGCTCACCGACGGCTACGCCGTCATGCACCACGACTCCGTGCTGACGGCCGTGTGGGCGCTGCGCATGGTCACCGGCCAGACCGGCCGGGAGACGCCGACCGTGCAGGACGTCTTCAACCAGCTGACCAACCTCCACGACGCCGCCGTGGTCCCCGCCGCGAGCGGGGACCTCAGCTTCGACGACGCCTCCGACGGCTGGCCGCACAACAAGCCGGTGCCCATCATCCAGGCCCCCGGCGGCTCCCCGGGACCCGGGCCGCTGTACAAGACCCCGTAG
- a CDS encoding sodium:proton antiporter, whose translation MSLLPYLTAGWIFLVGVHGIATSRNLVHAVGCLAVTQSSTYVLLLAVGYRKGATAPVFSDLPTDAPVVDPVVQALALTDVVVGATVTALLLALVVQTAKRHGTVDPDELSELKG comes from the coding sequence ATGAGCCTGCTCCCCTACCTGACCGCCGGCTGGATCTTCCTCGTCGGCGTCCACGGCATCGCCACCAGCCGCAATCTGGTCCATGCCGTCGGGTGCCTGGCCGTCACCCAGTCCTCCACCTACGTACTGCTGCTGGCCGTCGGCTACCGCAAGGGCGCCACGGCACCCGTCTTCTCCGACCTGCCGACCGACGCGCCCGTCGTCGACCCGGTCGTCCAGGCCCTCGCGCTCACCGACGTCGTCGTGGGGGCGACCGTGACCGCCCTGCTGCTCGCCCTCGTCGTCCAGACCGCCAAGCGGCACGGCACCGTCGACCCGGACGAGCTGTCCGAGCTGAAGGGCTGA
- a CDS encoding MnhB domain-containing protein, translating into MTRRLRLWVLNAGLLATAALYAAACTGLPGFGGSRHPYGDRAVRTALQQHTANAVSSVNFDQRAFDTLGEETVLFACVLGTVVLLRQTRGEKRVPPEPAGVPAALRRYGLLVLPVTLLIGLYVIAHGQLSPGGGFQGGVVVATSLHLLYIAVDYKALERVRPLGLFELADGTGEAAYVLLGAAGLIAGSAYLANTLPLGTFNTLSSGGTVPLLNAAVGVEVTSAVVVLLAHFLGQALEIEGEDGDAKDGGRTA; encoded by the coding sequence GTGACACGCCGCCTGCGTCTGTGGGTGCTGAACGCCGGCCTGCTCGCCACGGCCGCGCTGTACGCCGCCGCCTGCACGGGCCTGCCCGGCTTCGGCGGCTCCCGGCACCCCTACGGCGACCGGGCGGTGCGCACCGCACTGCAGCAGCACACCGCGAACGCCGTCTCCTCCGTCAACTTCGACCAGCGCGCCTTCGACACGCTCGGCGAGGAGACGGTCCTGTTCGCCTGCGTCCTCGGCACCGTCGTCCTGCTGCGGCAGACCCGCGGCGAGAAGCGCGTCCCGCCCGAGCCCGCCGGCGTGCCGGCCGCGCTGCGCCGCTACGGCCTCCTCGTGCTGCCCGTCACCCTGCTCATCGGCCTCTACGTCATCGCGCACGGGCAGCTCAGCCCCGGGGGCGGCTTCCAGGGCGGCGTGGTCGTCGCCACGTCCCTGCACCTGCTGTACATCGCCGTCGACTACAAGGCGCTGGAGCGCGTCCGGCCGCTGGGGCTGTTCGAGCTGGCCGACGGCACCGGGGAGGCCGCCTACGTCCTGCTGGGCGCGGCCGGTCTGATCGCCGGCTCGGCCTACCTCGCCAACACCCTGCCGCTGGGCACCTTCAACACCCTCTCCTCGGGCGGCACGGTGCCGCTGCTGAACGCCGCGGTCGGGGTGGAGGTCACCTCGGCCGTCGTCGTGCTGCTGGCGCACTTCCTCGGCCAGGCACTGGAGATCGAAGGCGAGGACGGCGACGCGAAGGACGGAGGACGGACAGCATGA
- a CDS encoding maleylpyruvate isomerase family mycothiol-dependent enzyme, with product MDLLPHFHREVRAFEAAARRASGAGGAPAVPSCPGWSVSDLVVHLGSVHRGVAHIVGDRLTGPPDASDPAFSAGLPEDTTGWPRPEHAPNRGPLPQSLADWFAEGAAALEALFRSRAPEEPAWTWSREQTTGFWLRVQTIEAAVHRWDAENALGTPGPVDAALAAEAVDHSFEVMVPWSRTRAAAPPGSGERYRFRRTDGAGVWTVRFDGDDVRSGAGEQEACDVEVSGTASELMLFLWGRIPADRLAVRGDREVLDRYATLVPPV from the coding sequence GTGGACCTCCTTCCCCATTTCCACCGCGAGGTACGGGCGTTCGAGGCCGCGGCCCGCCGGGCGTCCGGTGCCGGCGGGGCGCCCGCGGTCCCCTCCTGCCCCGGCTGGTCGGTGTCCGATCTGGTCGTGCACCTGGGCAGCGTGCACCGGGGCGTCGCGCACATCGTCGGGGACCGGCTCACGGGCCCGCCGGACGCCTCCGACCCGGCCTTCTCCGCCGGGCTCCCCGAGGACACCACGGGCTGGCCGCGGCCGGAGCACGCGCCCAACCGCGGGCCGCTGCCGCAGAGCCTGGCCGACTGGTTCGCGGAGGGGGCGGCCGCGCTGGAGGCGCTGTTCCGCAGCCGCGCCCCGGAGGAGCCCGCGTGGACGTGGTCGCGGGAGCAGACCACCGGATTCTGGCTGCGCGTCCAGACCATCGAGGCGGCCGTGCACCGCTGGGACGCGGAGAACGCCCTGGGGACGCCCGGGCCGGTCGACGCCGCGCTCGCGGCGGAGGCCGTGGACCACTCGTTCGAGGTGATGGTGCCGTGGAGCCGCACCCGCGCCGCCGCCCCGCCCGGCTCCGGGGAGCGGTACCGCTTCCGGCGGACGGACGGCGCCGGGGTGTGGACGGTGCGCTTCGACGGGGACGACGTCCGCTCCGGCGCCGGCGAGCAGGAGGCCTGTGACGTCGAAGTGTCCGGTACGGCTTCGGAGCTGATGCTCTTCCTCTGGGGACGGATCCCCGCCGACCGGCTCGCGGTGCGGGGCGACCGGGAGGTCCTGGACCGCTACGCCACCCTGGTTCCCCCGGTCTGA
- a CDS encoding nitric oxide synthase oxygenase: MTTDQRNGRHPRAVVDQGEAERFVRQFHDESGLDDTALHTRLIAIRRQIAETGTYRHTPEELVFGAKVAWRNSARCIGRLYWQSLRVRDRRHVTNAADVAAECLAHLRTATNAGRIRPVVTVFPQDDAEGPPVLIWNEQLVRYAGYLRFEGGYTGDPSGFGLTELATRLGWEGAGGRFDVLPLIIQTRGNALQVFELPPEDVLEVPLTHPALPWFAELGLRWHAVPAISHMRLRIGGISYSAAPFNGWYMGTEIGVRNLCDTGRYDILPEVGRRLGLDTSSTRTLWRDQALVEVNRAVLHSFDAAGVTIADHHTESARFLRHLAREELAGRSCPADWSWIVPPMSGALTPVFHRYYDESRPRPDFHLDDGARLRARGVPAPPYRRCTGTGPARCDATQARGSGRISP, encoded by the coding sequence ATGACGACCGATCAGCGAAACGGGCGGCACCCGCGGGCCGTGGTGGACCAGGGGGAAGCAGAACGTTTCGTCCGGCAGTTCCACGACGAGTCCGGCCTGGACGACACCGCCCTCCACACCCGGCTGATCGCGATACGCCGGCAGATCGCGGAGACCGGCACCTACCGCCACACCCCCGAAGAGCTCGTCTTCGGCGCCAAGGTCGCCTGGCGCAACTCCGCCCGCTGCATCGGCAGGCTCTACTGGCAGAGCCTGCGCGTGCGCGACCGCCGGCACGTCACGAACGCCGCGGACGTCGCCGCCGAGTGCCTCGCCCACTTGCGGACGGCCACCAACGCCGGGCGGATCAGACCGGTCGTCACCGTCTTCCCGCAGGACGACGCCGAGGGCCCGCCCGTCCTCATATGGAACGAGCAGCTCGTCCGCTACGCCGGCTACCTGCGCTTCGAGGGCGGCTACACCGGCGACCCCAGCGGTTTCGGGCTGACCGAGCTGGCGACCCGGCTGGGCTGGGAGGGCGCGGGCGGCCGCTTCGACGTGCTGCCCCTGATCATCCAGACCAGGGGGAACGCCTTACAGGTGTTCGAACTCCCCCCGGAAGACGTGCTCGAGGTCCCGCTGACCCACCCCGCCCTGCCCTGGTTCGCGGAGCTCGGCCTGCGCTGGCACGCCGTCCCCGCCATCTCCCACATGCGGCTGCGCATCGGCGGGATCTCCTACTCCGCGGCCCCCTTCAACGGCTGGTACATGGGCACCGAGATCGGCGTCCGCAACCTCTGCGACACCGGCCGGTACGACATCCTGCCGGAGGTCGGCCGCAGGCTCGGCCTGGACACCTCCAGCACCCGCACCCTCTGGCGCGACCAGGCGCTCGTCGAGGTCAACCGCGCGGTCCTGCACTCCTTCGACGCCGCCGGGGTGACCATCGCCGACCACCACACCGAATCCGCCCGCTTCCTGCGCCACCTGGCCAGGGAGGAGCTCGCCGGCCGCAGCTGCCCGGCGGACTGGTCGTGGATCGTCCCGCCCATGTCGGGGGCGCTCACCCCCGTCTTCCACCGCTACTACGACGAGAGCCGGCCCCGCCCCGACTTCCACCTCGACGACGGCGCCCGGCTGCGCGCCCGGGGCGTCCCCGCCCCGCCGTACCGGCGCTGCACCGGCACCGGCCCCGCCCGGTGCGACGCGACGCAGGCCCGCGGCAGCGGCCGGATCAGCCCCTGA
- a CDS encoding amino acid permease, whose protein sequence is MQMIAIGGTIGTGLFLGAGTAISQAGPSLIIWYAAAGIVLFLVMRALGELLTHNPVSGSFADYAHRFLGPFWGYATAWTYWIMWVTTGMAEITAAGQYVNYWAPGFAQWKTALISLVVLACANLISVKIFGELEFWFAIIKVTAIIGMILISLGVLIIGFGDAGDTASVSHLWADGGVAPHGVWNSLMTLQIVLFAYLGVELVGVTAGETKDPEKNIPRAINSLPLRFGLFYLGALFVILSVVSWQEFQPGTSPFVAAFTKIGIPAAAGIVNFVVLTSALSSCNAGGLYATARMLRTAGLNGHGPAALGRLSKRGVPATAVVISALVMALGVLVNAIDPEHAFAYITAVSTGGAITVWSIILVTHLRYRRAVAEGRAVASSYRMPGAPYTNWLALAAFAFVTVLVAWDSGTRVALYVIAVWFVLLGLGYPLARRRRAAEAPAAAVEDTVKTSARS, encoded by the coding sequence ATGCAGATGATCGCCATCGGCGGCACCATCGGCACCGGCCTCTTCCTCGGCGCCGGCACCGCGATATCGCAGGCCGGCCCCAGCCTCATCATCTGGTACGCCGCCGCCGGCATCGTGCTCTTCCTCGTCATGCGGGCCCTGGGCGAGCTGCTCACCCACAACCCGGTCTCCGGCAGCTTCGCCGACTACGCCCACCGCTTCCTCGGCCCGTTCTGGGGGTACGCCACCGCCTGGACGTACTGGATCATGTGGGTCACCACCGGCATGGCCGAGATCACCGCGGCCGGGCAGTACGTCAACTACTGGGCGCCCGGCTTCGCCCAGTGGAAGACGGCGCTGATCTCCCTCGTGGTGCTCGCCTGCGCCAACCTGATCTCGGTGAAGATCTTCGGCGAACTGGAGTTCTGGTTCGCGATCATCAAGGTCACGGCCATCATCGGCATGATCCTCATCAGCCTCGGCGTGCTCATCATCGGCTTCGGCGACGCCGGTGACACCGCGTCGGTCAGCCATCTGTGGGCGGACGGCGGAGTCGCCCCGCACGGCGTGTGGAACTCCCTGATGACCCTGCAGATCGTCCTCTTCGCCTACCTCGGCGTCGAGCTCGTCGGCGTGACCGCGGGCGAGACCAAGGACCCGGAGAAGAACATCCCGCGCGCCATCAACAGCCTGCCGCTGCGCTTCGGCCTGTTCTACCTCGGCGCGCTGTTCGTCATCCTGTCGGTCGTGAGCTGGCAGGAGTTCCAGCCCGGGACGAGCCCGTTCGTCGCCGCCTTCACCAAGATCGGCATCCCGGCCGCGGCCGGCATCGTCAACTTCGTCGTCCTCACCTCGGCGCTGTCCTCGTGCAACGCCGGCGGGCTGTACGCCACGGCGCGCATGCTGCGCACCGCAGGGCTCAACGGCCACGGCCCCGCGGCCCTCGGCCGGCTGAGCAAGCGCGGTGTGCCCGCCACGGCGGTCGTCATCTCGGCGCTGGTCATGGCCCTGGGCGTGCTCGTCAACGCCATCGACCCGGAGCACGCGTTCGCCTACATCACGGCGGTCTCCACCGGCGGCGCCATCACGGTGTGGAGCATCATCCTCGTGACGCACCTGCGCTACCGCCGGGCCGTGGCGGAGGGCCGGGCGGTCGCCTCCTCCTACCGCATGCCGGGCGCCCCGTACACGAACTGGCTCGCGCTCGCGGCCTTCGCCTTCGTGACGGTCCTGGTCGCCTGGGACTCCGGCACCCGAGTGGCCCTCTACGTCATCGCCGTCTGGTTCGTCCTGCTGGGCCTGGGCTATCCGCTCGCCCGCCGGCGCCGGGCCGCCGAGGCCCCCGCGGCCGCGGTCGAGGACACCGTGAAGACCAGCGCACGGAGCTGA
- a CDS encoding monovalent cation/H+ antiporter complex subunit F, with translation MNWWLAAACALVAGGLGPCLWGSARGSAGQRVVAQNMATLLLCLVFLLLAQGYGRPSYVDLALVVAVLGPAGTLVFTRLLGDEIGERPPGLRLLAPAVLVATPATVVPLCIATGPGRALGKLVLIGVLLIAGGAVTSAAVRHG, from the coding sequence GTGAACTGGTGGCTGGCGGCCGCCTGCGCGCTCGTCGCCGGCGGCCTGGGCCCCTGCCTGTGGGGGTCGGCGCGCGGCTCGGCCGGGCAGCGCGTCGTCGCACAGAACATGGCGACGCTCCTGCTGTGCCTCGTCTTCCTGCTGCTGGCCCAGGGGTACGGGCGGCCCTCCTACGTGGACCTCGCCCTGGTCGTGGCCGTCCTGGGACCCGCCGGGACGCTGGTCTTCACCCGCCTGCTCGGCGACGAGATCGGCGAGCGGCCGCCCGGACTGCGCCTGCTCGCCCCCGCCGTCCTGGTCGCCACCCCGGCGACCGTCGTCCCCCTGTGCATCGCGACCGGCCCCGGCCGCGCCCTGGGGAAGCTGGTGCTCATCGGCGTGCTGCTGATCGCCGGAGGGGCCGTCACCTCGGCGGCGGTGCGCCATGGCTGA
- a CDS encoding complex I subunit 5 family protein, translating into MDRLLPLIVVVPLLGAAVLVAAGRHAPRPVAEAVAGLAAAASAGLAVAALAGPPGVSWVGAWRPQGGHSVGIVLVGDRIGLGLAALTSLLVVAVLAYSWRYFDEPPHGHGGAFPALVLLFQAGMCGFALTGDLFDAFVFFELMGVVGYALTGYRVEEARPVQGALVFGFVNSLGGYATLLGIGLLYARTGELGMAQVGRELDEAAGAAGHGADALVVAAFVLVLTGLLVKAAAVPFHFWLPDTHAVAPTPVCMLLSGVMVEMGGYGAARVWTTVFAGPGGVPAAGARRTLLVLGVASALVGALMCWQQRHVKRLLAFSTVAHTGLFLTGIALLTPHGVAGTALYVLGHAGAKAALFACTGILLDRHGSVDECELHGKGRDTPFTGLLFAAGGLALAGLPPFGTGLGKALVEEQSPWLPALFVLVSAVTGGAVLRVGARVFLGAGQAGREDDEGPETAGGEEEPETGRRVRRPPVPMVTVAALLLAASLAVGTVPALTGAVTAAAEAFTDHAGYAAAVLDGGPAGRPEGPYDWWTWTGAGLGLLSAALAVALAARSVGLSSRAVPWSAPLRRLHSGHVGDYVAWTVAGIGLVSLLALW; encoded by the coding sequence GTGGACCGGCTGCTCCCGCTGATCGTCGTGGTGCCGCTGCTGGGAGCGGCCGTGCTGGTGGCGGCGGGGCGCCACGCGCCCCGGCCGGTGGCGGAAGCGGTCGCGGGCCTGGCCGCCGCGGCCTCCGCCGGGCTCGCCGTCGCCGCGCTCGCCGGCCCCCCGGGGGTCTCCTGGGTCGGCGCCTGGCGGCCGCAGGGCGGCCACAGCGTCGGGATCGTGCTGGTCGGCGACCGCATCGGGCTGGGCCTCGCCGCACTCACCTCGCTGCTCGTCGTCGCCGTGCTCGCCTACTCCTGGCGCTACTTCGACGAGCCGCCGCACGGCCACGGCGGCGCCTTCCCCGCCCTGGTGCTGCTCTTCCAGGCCGGCATGTGCGGCTTCGCGCTGACCGGGGACCTCTTCGACGCCTTCGTCTTCTTCGAGCTGATGGGCGTCGTCGGGTACGCCCTGACCGGCTACCGCGTCGAGGAGGCCCGCCCCGTGCAGGGGGCGCTGGTCTTCGGCTTCGTCAACTCCCTCGGCGGGTACGCGACCCTGCTCGGCATCGGCCTGCTGTACGCGCGCACGGGCGAGCTGGGCATGGCACAGGTCGGCCGGGAACTGGACGAAGCGGCCGGCGCGGCCGGGCACGGCGCGGACGCCCTGGTCGTCGCCGCGTTCGTGCTGGTGCTGACGGGACTGCTGGTCAAGGCCGCGGCCGTGCCGTTCCACTTCTGGCTGCCGGACACCCACGCCGTCGCACCGACGCCGGTGTGCATGCTGCTGTCCGGCGTCATGGTGGAGATGGGCGGCTACGGCGCCGCACGCGTCTGGACGACCGTCTTCGCCGGGCCCGGCGGCGTCCCGGCGGCCGGGGCCCGGCGCACCCTCCTGGTCCTGGGGGTGGCGAGCGCCCTCGTCGGTGCGCTGATGTGCTGGCAGCAGCGGCACGTCAAGCGGCTGCTGGCCTTCTCCACGGTGGCACACACCGGGCTGTTCCTGACCGGCATCGCCCTGCTGACCCCGCACGGGGTCGCCGGCACCGCGCTCTACGTCCTCGGGCACGCCGGGGCGAAGGCCGCGCTGTTCGCGTGCACCGGCATCCTGCTCGACCGCCACGGCAGCGTCGACGAGTGCGAACTGCACGGCAAGGGCCGCGACACGCCCTTCACCGGCCTGCTCTTCGCCGCCGGCGGGCTCGCGCTCGCCGGGCTGCCGCCGTTCGGCACGGGCCTGGGCAAGGCGCTCGTGGAGGAGCAGTCCCCCTGGCTGCCCGCCCTGTTCGTACTCGTCTCGGCGGTGACCGGCGGGGCGGTGCTGCGGGTCGGCGCGCGTGTCTTCCTCGGGGCGGGGCAGGCGGGACGTGAGGACGACGAGGGGCCGGAGACCGCCGGCGGGGAGGAGGAGCCCGAGACCGGTCGCCGCGTGCGCCGCCCTCCCGTGCCCATGGTGACGGTGGCGGCGCTGCTGCTGGCCGCGTCGCTCGCCGTCGGCACGGTGCCCGCGCTCACCGGCGCCGTCACGGCTGCGGCGGAGGCCTTCACGGACCACGCCGGCTACGCGGCGGCGGTGCTCGACGGCGGCCCCGCCGGGCGGCCGGAGGGCCCGTACGACTGGTGGACGTGGACCGGTGCGGGCCTGGGCCTGCTGTCGGCCGCGCTCGCCGTCGCCCTCGCCGCCCGGTCCGTGGGCCTGTCCTCGCGGGCCGTGCCCTGGAGCGCACCGCTGCGGCGACTGCACTCCGGGCACGTCGGCGACTACGTGGCCTGGACGGTGGCCGGCATCGGGCTGGTCTCGCTGCTGGCCCTGTGGTGA
- a CDS encoding CASTOR/POLLUX-related putative ion channel, with the protein MRRATLRERLRYWFDATMDRGTPALIGWLALASLLLVASTTVLVVLCTDEDTEANGGWAGVAWMSMLRTLDPGTMGGDTGGPAFLVLMLLVTIGGIFIVSALIGVLTTGLDIRLQQLRKGRSRLVERGHTIILGWSEQVFTVVAELVEANQSKRRSCVVILADRDKVAMEDRIRTRVPDTGRTHVICRSGNPLKRADLELVSPDTARSIMVLPPGGDDSDTSVIKVLLLLNNRTWRGSRPHVVAAVQDSDNLSVARLAAGDTGLVVDAEDFAVRLVVQSHRQAGLSAVCDELLSFVGNEIYLQPEPALTGTTYGEALHAYELGIPIGLRRPGGEVLVNPPMDTVIQDGDSVAVVAEDDLLIRLADTCAPVVRTAISCLPGPPPAPDRTLLIGWNSRAPKIVSLLDQFVRPGSVLDIAAPRWPVEALGTPRENLTVRHRPCDPTSRRSLESLGPGGYQHVVVLSDESVPPDLADDRTLVTLLHLRDIEVRLGDPYSIVTEMNDDGNREVAQVTKADDFIVSTKLVCLLLTQLAENPGLHDVLADLFDPVGSEIYLKPASRYLRPGAQANFTTVIEAARQCGETAIGYRLRALSDRPPFYGVFLNPPKAAALTLGEEDHVVVLAEG; encoded by the coding sequence ATGAGGCGCGCGACGCTGCGGGAACGGCTGCGGTACTGGTTCGACGCCACCATGGACCGCGGGACCCCCGCCCTCATCGGCTGGCTCGCCCTGGCCTCGCTGCTGCTGGTCGCCTCGACCACCGTCCTGGTGGTGCTGTGCACCGACGAGGACACCGAGGCCAACGGCGGCTGGGCCGGCGTGGCCTGGATGAGCATGCTGCGCACCCTCGACCCGGGCACGATGGGCGGCGACACCGGGGGCCCGGCGTTCCTGGTCCTGATGCTGCTGGTGACCATCGGCGGCATCTTCATCGTCAGCGCGCTCATCGGCGTCCTGACCACCGGCCTGGACATCCGGCTCCAGCAGCTGCGCAAGGGCCGCTCGCGGCTCGTCGAGCGCGGGCACACCATCATCCTGGGCTGGTCGGAACAGGTCTTCACGGTGGTCGCCGAGCTGGTCGAGGCCAACCAGAGCAAGCGCCGCTCGTGCGTGGTGATCCTCGCCGACCGCGACAAGGTCGCCATGGAGGACCGGATCCGCACCCGCGTCCCCGACACCGGCCGCACGCACGTCATCTGCCGCTCAGGCAACCCCCTCAAGCGGGCCGACCTCGAGCTCGTGAGCCCCGACACCGCCCGGTCGATCATGGTGCTGCCACCCGGCGGGGACGACAGCGACACCAGCGTCATCAAGGTGCTGCTGTTGCTGAACAACCGCACCTGGCGCGGCTCCCGGCCCCACGTCGTCGCGGCCGTGCAGGACTCGGACAACCTCTCCGTGGCGCGCCTCGCGGCGGGGGACACCGGCCTGGTCGTCGACGCCGAGGACTTCGCCGTCCGGCTCGTCGTCCAGTCCCACCGGCAGGCGGGGCTCTCCGCGGTCTGCGACGAGCTGCTCAGCTTTGTCGGCAACGAGATCTACCTGCAGCCCGAACCGGCGCTGACCGGCACGACCTACGGCGAGGCGCTGCACGCCTACGAGCTCGGCATCCCCATCGGCCTGCGCAGGCCCGGCGGCGAGGTGCTGGTCAACCCCCCGATGGACACCGTGATCCAGGACGGGGACAGCGTGGCCGTCGTCGCCGAGGACGACCTGCTCATCCGCCTGGCCGACACCTGTGCCCCCGTCGTCCGCACGGCCATCTCCTGCCTGCCGGGCCCTCCGCCCGCCCCCGACCGGACCCTGCTCATCGGCTGGAACTCCCGCGCCCCGAAGATCGTCAGCCTGCTGGACCAGTTCGTCCGGCCCGGCTCCGTCCTCGACATCGCCGCACCCCGGTGGCCCGTGGAGGCCCTCGGCACCCCACGGGAGAACCTCACGGTCCGTCACCGCCCCTGCGACCCCACCAGCAGGAGGTCGCTGGAGTCCCTCGGGCCGGGCGGCTACCAGCACGTCGTCGTCCTCTCGGACGAGAGCGTCCCGCCCGACCTCGCCGACGACCGCACCCTGGTCACCCTGCTCCACCTGCGCGACATCGAGGTCCGCCTGGGCGACCCGTACTCGATCGTCACGGAGATGAACGACGACGGCAACCGCGAGGTGGCCCAGGTCACCAAGGCCGACGACTTCATCGTCAGCACCAAGCTCGTCTGCCTGCTGCTGACCCAACTGGCCGAGAACCCCGGCCTCCACGACGTGCTCGCCGATCTCTTCGACCCCGTCGGCTCCGAGATCTACCTCAAGCCCGCGTCCCGCTACCTGCGCCCGGGTGCGCAGGCGAACTTCACGACGGTCATCGAGGCGGCCCGGCAGTGCGGGGAGACCGCCATCGGCTACCGGCTCCGCGCGCTGAGCGACCGGCCGCCCTTCTACGGGGTCTTCCTCAACCCGCCCAAGGCCGCCGCCCTCACCCTCGGCGAAGAGGACCACGTGGTCGTGCTCGCCGAGGGGTGA
- a CDS encoding Na(+)/H(+) antiporter subunit B, with product MADALTAVVLLLVAAAATVAVLQRDPARQAVVLSLLGVALAALFTVLQAPDVGLAQLAVGSAVTPLMILLTVRKIRCNGRRE from the coding sequence ATGGCTGACGCGCTGACCGCCGTCGTGCTGCTGCTCGTCGCGGCCGCGGCCACGGTCGCGGTGCTGCAGCGCGACCCGGCCCGGCAGGCCGTCGTGCTCTCCCTGCTCGGTGTCGCGCTCGCCGCGCTGTTCACCGTCCTGCAGGCCCCCGACGTCGGTCTCGCACAGCTCGCCGTGGGCTCGGCCGTCACCCCGCTGATGATCCTGCTGACGGTCCGCAAGATCCGGTGCAACGGGCGGCGGGAGTGA